The sequence below is a genomic window from bacterium.
TACTTGCGCAGGATTTTCCAGATACCCATCCGGGACAGGGGCGTGCCGCCGCGGTTTAGGAACACCCGTCCCTGGCCGCGCCCCTTGTCCAGAATCGGGCGCTCCCGCTCCAGATATTCCCTCAGCGCCCGGATCGCCGCCTCACCCACAGGCACAAGCCTCTCTTTCGAGCCTTTCCCGAACACCAGCACCACCTGGCGCTCCAGGTGGAGGTTCTGCAGCGGCAGGCCGGCGGCCTCCGAGACCCGCATCCCGGTGGCGTAGAGGCTCTCGATCAGGGCCGTGTCACGAAGGCCGCCCAGGGCGCCGCGATCCACCGCCCCGAGCAGGGCCATTATCTCCTCCAGCGACAGCACGTGCGGCAACCTTCGCCCCAGGCGTGGCAGCTCCAGGGTGTCGGTGGGGTCCCGGCCGACCACGCCCTCCCCGGCCAGGAAACGGAAATACAGACGGATCGAGCTGCTCTTGCGCGCCAGAGAGGTGGGGGCCAGCTCCAGTGCGGCCAGGCTGTTCAGGTACTCGGCCACGTGGCTGCGCTCCACCGCGCCGGGCGACTGGACGCCGCGCCGGGCCATCTCCTGCGCGAACGCTTCAACGTCCCGGCTGTAGGCGGCCTGGGAATTGTCGGCCAGGCTGCGCTCGAACAGCATGTAGTCCTCGAACTGCTCCAGGTGGTAACTCCGGCGCAGGCTGTCACGTTGACGTTCGGCCTCCTGCCGGCTCAGGTCAGGAACGGGTTCCACTTCCTCTCCTGTCCGATAGTGGTGTTCTGGGCGTGTCCGGGCAGCACCTGGGTCGGGTCGGGCAGCACCAGCAGCCCCTTGCGGATCGCCTTCACCAGGGTTTCGAGATTGCCGCCGGGAAGGTCGCAGCGGCCGATCGACCCGGCGAACAGGGCGTCCCCGGTGAACACTATCCCCTCGCCGTCGTACAGGCTCACCCCGCCCGGACTGTGGCCGTTGGTGAGGATCACCTCCAGCTCCACCCCGCCGAATTTCACTTTCTCACCCGGCGCCAGCAAGCCATCCGCCGGCGGGCTGACCACCGGCTCGCCATAAACCGAGGACATGTTGAGGACCGGGTCGCCCAGCAGCGGCAGCTCCGCCTCATGGATCAGGATCGGCACCCCGTACTCGTCCTTGATCGCCCCGTTGGCCCCGATATGGTCGCCATGGCCGTGGGTGTTCAGGATATAGCGCATTTTTAGGTCTCGCTTGCGCACGGCCTCGATTATCCGCTCCGGGTCGGCCCCCGGGTCGACAACGGCCGCCTCGCGCGTGGCCTCGTCCCAGGCCAGGAAACAGTTCGACTGCAAATCCCCCACCGGAATCTTAAGCGTCCTGAGCATCCTGTTCTCCGTTCTCCGTCTCTCCGTTCAGCAATTCGAGCACCCCGGCGGCCAGTTCGGCCGAGATGCCTTTCACCTCCATCAACTGCTCCACGCTGGCCTTGCCCACCGCCTCGGCCGAGCCGAAAGCCACGATCAGCGCCCGGCTGCGCGCCTTGCCGATCCCGGGGGCCTCTTCCAGGCGCGTGGCCAGGGTCTCGCGCGTGCGCACCACGCGGTGGTAGCCCACGGCAAAGCGGTGGGCCTCATCCCGCAGGTGCTGGAGCATGCGCAGCGCCTCGCTGCGGCGCGAGAGCACGTAGGGGTCGCTCTCGCCGGGCAGGAAAACCTCCTCCTCGCGCTTGGCCAGGCCGATCAAGGGCGGGATGTTCTCCAGCCCCGCCTTGCGTACTGTCTCCAGGGCCGCACCCAGTTGTCCCTTGCCCCCGTCGATCACCACCAGGGTGGGCGGTTCGATCTCTCCGGCGGCCACCCGGGCGAAATATCGCCCCACCGCCTCCTGCAGCATGGCGAAATCGTCCTGTCCCTCGACGCTGCGGATACGGAAACGACGGTAGCCGCTCTTGGCCGGCTGGCCGTTGCGGAAACAGCTCATCGCGGCCACGGCATAGGCCCCCTGGATGGTAGAGACATCGAAGCAGACCATCAGCCGGGGCAGGCGCGGCAGGCGCAGGGTTTTCTGCAGGGTGAGCAGGGCCTCGGGCACCCGCTGACGGGCCTTGGCGCGCTGGAGCACCAGCTCCTCCAGCAACAGGTGGCTGTTGCGTTCGGCCATGGCGGTGAGGGCGGCTTTCTCGCCGCGCTCGGGCACGCGGACATGCACCCGGCGGCCGGCGCTTTCGCTCAGCACCTGCTCGATGATCTCGCGCTCCGGCGCCTCGGAGGCCAGGAACACCTCGGGCGGGTACTCGCGGTCGCTGAAATATTTCTGGGTTATGAAAGCGGCGAGCACGGCCTCGGTGGATTCGCCCAGACGGTTCTGCAGATAATGGTGCTCCCGTCCGATCAGCTTGCCGTCGCGCACCTTGAGCACCACCCCGCAACCGTCCACACCGTCCACGGCCACGGCCAGGATGTCACGGTCGGCGCCGCCGGGCGAGTGCATTTTCTGGCGCTGGCTCATCTTGCGCACCGCGGCGAGCTGGTCGCGCCAACGGGCCGCGCTCTCGAAATCCAGGCTCTCGCTGGCCCGCTGCATCCGCTCCTCAAGGCGCTTCTCGATCCCTGCGGTGCGGCCCTCCAGGAACAGCAACATCTCGTCGATCATCGCCCGGTAGTCGGCCTCCGAGATATGCCCGTGACAGGGCCCCGAGCAGCGGCCCAGGTGGAAATTCAGGCATTCGCGCGCCCCGCGCCGGTGGGGAAGCGGCCAGCGGCAAGAACGGATCGGGAAAATCTTGCGCAGGGATTCCAGCGTGGTGCGCAGCGCCCCGGCATCCGTGTAGGGCCCGAAATAGCGCCCCCCGTCCCGCTCGAAACGCCGGGTGACAAAGGCGCGCGGGAACATTTCGTTCACTGTGACCTTGAGGTACGGGTAGCGCTTGTCATCCTTGAGGCTCACGTTGTAGCGCGGGTGGTGCTCCTTGATCAGGTTGCTCTCCAGAACCAGGGCCTCGACCTCGCTGTCGGTGACGATGTAGTCCAGGTCATCCACCCGGGCCACCATCGCCGCGGTGCGCGGGTTCTCGATCCGGCCGTGGAAATAGCTGCGCACCCGGTTGGTGAGCAGCTTGGCCTTGCCCACGTAGATTATCCGGCCCTCGCCGTCACGCATCAGGTAGACCCCCGGACGGGCGGGCAGAGTGGCCAGCTTGGCTTCGACTTTGGGTTTCAACGCAACTCCGGTGAATCCAACAGTCTCGACGACATTCAGAACAAACCGGATGCTACACACACACACAGACCGATGGTTTGTCTTTTGCAGGGGCGGACCCATGTGTCCGCCCGGTCGCACACCCGGGTGCGGCCCTGCATAAATAAAAGGCCACCGGCCATACGCTGACGTGGCAACACGTCCGGGACCATCCTGTAATATGCAAGTTCAGGCTGCGCGGCACAACAGGTGCGGAAAGGCTCGGGGGCAGAGGAGCGGCTCTGTCTCAGGGGGCGCCCAGGTGGAGCAGGCGCTCGCGCACCCGGGCGTTGATCTCCGGGCTGCCGCCGCCGTTGTTCAGGAAAGAGCGGTACTCCTCGATGGCGCGGTCGAGGCGGCCGGTCTCATCGTAGAGCAAGGCCAGGTTGTAGTGCGCCGCGCCGTAAGTCGGGTCGAGGGCGATGGCGCGCTGGAAAGCCTGTTCCGCCTCCCCGCTGCGGCTTGTCTTGCGGTAGACCAGCCCCAGGTTGTTGTAGGAGTCCTGGCTGGAGGGCTCCAACTGCACCGCCCGCTCCAGTTCGCTCCGGGCCTGCTCGTACTGCCCGCTGCGGTAGTAGGCCAGACCCAGATTGTTGTGCGCCTTGCTGTAGCGCGGGTCGATGAGCAGGGCTTTCTGCAGCACGGACACGGCCTTGCCGTATTCGCCCACCTGGTTGTACAGCACGCCCATGTTGCTGAAGGCCTCGGCGTTGTAGGGCGAGATGTCGATCACTTTCTGGTATTGGTCAAGCGCGGACTGGATGTCGCCGTTGCGCTGGAAATAGACCGCCATGTTGAAATGGTAGATGTCCGGCCGTATCTCGGCGGTCGCCTCCCGGTCGCGCGGGACTATCTCGCCGCGCGGCGCGGCGGTGGTCGGGGTCTCGGTTGTCTCTCCGGGGCCCTGGGCCACGGTCTCGGCCAGCGGGGGCTGCTCCGCCGGAGCGGGCAGGTTGCCGGTCGGTGGACCGGGGGGCAGGCTCACGGGCGCCGTGGCGCCGGCGGGATAGCTCTTTTGCTCCCCGGCGGGCCTGATCCGCGCCACATGTTCCCGGGCCGGTGTTTCCGCGGCGGTCTCGGCCGTCTCGGCGGGCGCGGCCTCGCTCCCGGCGGCTTCGGCCGCAGCCGTGGCCGTGCTGTCGGTGGGCTGGACGGCTTGCGCGGAATCCGCTGCGGAGTCGTTCGGGGCGGCGGCCTCGGGCGCGGGAGCCGGCGCGGGGGCGCTCTCCTGCCGCAGCGGGGCGGAGGACACGCTCATCCCGCCCTGGCTCAGGCCGGGCAGATAGACCTTGTTCACATAGTAAAGCGCGCCTGCGGCCAGCCCCAGCACAAAAACTACCAGCACCGGGATACGCCAGCTCCAGAGCTTGCGCGGGGCTTTCGGTTTGGCGGCCGGCTTGGCTGCGGCTTTGGCGTAGTCCGGGGCTGCCGCCTGGGCGGCGACCGGCTTGGTGGGACGCGGCGCGGTCGTGGCCGGGGCGGGCGCGGCGGTGGCGATCACGGATGCGGCCTGCAGCGCGGCGGC
It includes:
- a CDS encoding MBL fold metallo-hydrolase gives rise to the protein MLRTLKIPVGDLQSNCFLAWDEATREAAVVDPGADPERIIEAVRKRDLKMRYILNTHGHGDHIGANGAIKDEYGVPILIHEAELPLLGDPVLNMSSVYGEPVVSPPADGLLAPGEKVKFGGVELEVILTNGHSPGGVSLYDGEGIVFTGDALFAGSIGRCDLPGGNLETLVKAIRKGLLVLPDPTQVLPGHAQNTTIGQERKWNPFLT
- the uvrC gene encoding excinuclease ABC subunit UvrC — encoded protein: MKPKVEAKLATLPARPGVYLMRDGEGRIIYVGKAKLLTNRVRSYFHGRIENPRTAAMVARVDDLDYIVTDSEVEALVLESNLIKEHHPRYNVSLKDDKRYPYLKVTVNEMFPRAFVTRRFERDGGRYFGPYTDAGALRTTLESLRKIFPIRSCRWPLPHRRGARECLNFHLGRCSGPCHGHISEADYRAMIDEMLLFLEGRTAGIEKRLEERMQRASESLDFESAARWRDQLAAVRKMSQRQKMHSPGGADRDILAVAVDGVDGCGVVLKVRDGKLIGREHHYLQNRLGESTEAVLAAFITQKYFSDREYPPEVFLASEAPEREIIEQVLSESAGRRVHVRVPERGEKAALTAMAERNSHLLLEELVLQRAKARQRVPEALLTLQKTLRLPRLPRLMVCFDVSTIQGAYAVAAMSCFRNGQPAKSGYRRFRIRSVEGQDDFAMLQEAVGRYFARVAAGEIEPPTLVVIDGGKGQLGAALETVRKAGLENIPPLIGLAKREEEVFLPGESDPYVLSRRSEALRMLQHLRDEAHRFAVGYHRVVRTRETLATRLEEAPGIGKARSRALIVAFGSAEAVGKASVEQLMEVKGISAELAAGVLELLNGETENGEQDAQDA
- a CDS encoding tetratricopeptide repeat protein, whose product is MSIIADALKKAQRIGVKPVEGLPPFDLKKEGGEPAVKAAPVATATQAAAAPRAIPLTQTAAPRTAAALQAASVIATAAPAPATTAPRPTKPVAAQAAAPDYAKAAAKPAAKPKAPRKLWSWRIPVLVVFVLGLAAGALYYVNKVYLPGLSQGGMSVSSAPLRQESAPAPAPAPEAAAPNDSAADSAQAVQPTDSTATAAAEAAGSEAAPAETAETAAETPAREHVARIRPAGEQKSYPAGATAPVSLPPGPPTGNLPAPAEQPPLAETVAQGPGETTETPTTAAPRGEIVPRDREATAEIRPDIYHFNMAVYFQRNGDIQSALDQYQKVIDISPYNAEAFSNMGVLYNQVGEYGKAVSVLQKALLIDPRYSKAHNNLGLAYYRSGQYEQARSELERAVQLEPSSQDSYNNLGLVYRKTSRSGEAEQAFQRAIALDPTYGAAHYNLALLYDETGRLDRAIEEYRSFLNNGGGSPEINARVRERLLHLGAP
- the xerD gene encoding site-specific tyrosine recombinase XerD — translated: MEPVPDLSRQEAERQRDSLRRSYHLEQFEDYMLFERSLADNSQAAYSRDVEAFAQEMARRGVQSPGAVERSHVAEYLNSLAALELAPTSLARKSSSIRLYFRFLAGEGVVGRDPTDTLELPRLGRRLPHVLSLEEIMALLGAVDRGALGGLRDTALIESLYATGMRVSEAAGLPLQNLHLERQVVLVFGKGSKERLVPVGEAAIRALREYLERERPILDKGRGQGRVFLNRGGTPLSRMGIWKILRKYAILAGVESKVHPHVLRHSFATHLIERGADLRAVQEMLGHVDISTTQIYTHLSGETLRQVHRDYHPRA